From a single Nicotiana tomentosiformis chromosome 2, ASM39032v3, whole genome shotgun sequence genomic region:
- the LOC104097693 gene encoding TGACG-sequence-specific DNA-binding protein TGA-2.1 isoform X1, giving the protein MASKIGTAGNRSGTTGMPSFISQIPVSNPMGTEANNTNTTRMSDFGVLEQYLGFRIGDGANVNRSPLFNSTTATNPAMGFEVSGTINRTLAPLNTSLPTSTPGSQTMQLQSNLVSVSGTHHENWGESNMADSGSRTDTSTDMDADDKNQLIEAGQSSDKSKEKVLDQKTLRRLAQNREAARKSRLRKKAYVQQLENSRLKLSQLEQDLQRARQQGKYISNIADQSNGVGANGPLAFDAEYSRWLEEHNKHINELRTAVNAHASDPELRSIVNNVTAHFDEVFRVKGNAAKADVFHVLSGMWKTPAERCFMWIGGFRPSELLKLLVNQLEPLTEQQLAGIYNLQQSSHQAEDALSQGMEALQQSLAETLANGSPAPEGSSGDVANYMGQMAMAMGKLGTLEGFLRQADNLRQQTLQQMHRVLTTRQSARALLAINEYFSRLRALSSLWLARPREQ; this is encoded by the exons atggcTAGTAAGATTGGTACAGCAGGCAATAGAAGTGGTACTACTGGAATGCCAAGTTTCATTTCTCAGATACCTGTTTCTAATCCCAT GGGCACAGAAGCGAACAATACAAATACTACTAGAATGTCTGATTTTGGGGTGCTCGAGCAATATCTTGGATTCCGTATTGGAGATGGTGCTAATGTCAATCGAA GTCCGCTATTTAATTCAACAACTGCAACTAATCCAGCAATGGGTTTTGAAGTCTCTGGAACCATCAATAGG ACTTTAGCTCCTTTAAATACAAGTTTGCCTACTTCTACTCCGGGATCTCAGACAATGCAATTGCAATCAAACCTAGTTTCAGTATCAGGCACTCATCATGAGAATTGGGGAGAGTCGAACATGGCAGATTCTGGTTCACGCACTGATACTTCAACTGACATGGATGCAGATGATAAAAATCAGCTG ATTGAGGCAGGTCAATCCAGCGATAAATCAAAAGAAAAAGTCTTGGATCAAAAG ACACTACGGCGACTTGCCCAGAACCGTGAAGCTGCTAGAAAAAGTAGATTGAGGAAAAAA GCATATGTTCAACAGTTGGAGAACAGCCGGCTGAAGCTATCCCAGTTGGAGCAGGACCTTCAGAGAGCACGTCAACAG GGGAAGTACATTTCAAACATAGCAGATCAATCAAATGGAGTGGGTGCCAATG GGCCCTTAGCATTTGATGCAGAATATAGTCGATGGTTAGAAGAACACAACAAACACATCAATGAGCTAAGGACAGCTGTCAATGCACATGCAAGTGACCCTGAACTGCGAAGTATTGTGAATAATGTCACTGCACACTTTGATGAGGTCTTTAGGGTGAAAGGAAATGCAGCCAAGGCGGACGTATTCCATGTCTTGTCGGGGATGTGGAAAACCCCAGCTGAACGGTGTTTTATGTGGATTGGTGGCTTCCGCCCGTCTGAACTTCTTAAG CTTCTAGTCAATCAGTTAGAGCCGCTGACCGAGCAGCAGTTAGCTGGCATTTACAACTTGCAGCAGTCATCCCATCAAGCAGAAGATGCTCTTTCACAAGGTATGGAGGCGTTGCAGCAATCCTTGGCTGAGACGTTAGCCAATGGATCTCCTGCTCCAGAAGGGTCATCAGGGGATGTAGCTAATTACATGGGTCAAATGGCAATGGCAATGGGGAAATTAGGAACTCTTGAAGGTTTTCTCCGTCAG GCAGACAACCTGCGACAACAAACATTGCAACAAATGCATCGTGTATTAACAACCAGACAATCGGCCCGTGCTCTTCTTGCAATAAATGAATATTTCTCACGTCTTCGAGCTCTCAGCTCTCTTTGGCTCGCCAGACCACGAGAGCAGTAA
- the LOC104097693 gene encoding TGACG-sequence-specific DNA-binding protein TGA-2.1 isoform X2, producing the protein MQIEAGQSSDKSKEKVLDQKTLRRLAQNREAARKSRLRKKAYVQQLENSRLKLSQLEQDLQRARQQGKYISNIADQSNGVGANGPLAFDAEYSRWLEEHNKHINELRTAVNAHASDPELRSIVNNVTAHFDEVFRVKGNAAKADVFHVLSGMWKTPAERCFMWIGGFRPSELLKLLVNQLEPLTEQQLAGIYNLQQSSHQAEDALSQGMEALQQSLAETLANGSPAPEGSSGDVANYMGQMAMAMGKLGTLEGFLRQADNLRQQTLQQMHRVLTTRQSARALLAINEYFSRLRALSSLWLARPREQ; encoded by the exons ATGCAGATTGAGGCAGGTCAATCCAGCGATAAATCAAAAGAAAAAGTCTTGGATCAAAAG ACACTACGGCGACTTGCCCAGAACCGTGAAGCTGCTAGAAAAAGTAGATTGAGGAAAAAA GCATATGTTCAACAGTTGGAGAACAGCCGGCTGAAGCTATCCCAGTTGGAGCAGGACCTTCAGAGAGCACGTCAACAG GGGAAGTACATTTCAAACATAGCAGATCAATCAAATGGAGTGGGTGCCAATG GGCCCTTAGCATTTGATGCAGAATATAGTCGATGGTTAGAAGAACACAACAAACACATCAATGAGCTAAGGACAGCTGTCAATGCACATGCAAGTGACCCTGAACTGCGAAGTATTGTGAATAATGTCACTGCACACTTTGATGAGGTCTTTAGGGTGAAAGGAAATGCAGCCAAGGCGGACGTATTCCATGTCTTGTCGGGGATGTGGAAAACCCCAGCTGAACGGTGTTTTATGTGGATTGGTGGCTTCCGCCCGTCTGAACTTCTTAAG CTTCTAGTCAATCAGTTAGAGCCGCTGACCGAGCAGCAGTTAGCTGGCATTTACAACTTGCAGCAGTCATCCCATCAAGCAGAAGATGCTCTTTCACAAGGTATGGAGGCGTTGCAGCAATCCTTGGCTGAGACGTTAGCCAATGGATCTCCTGCTCCAGAAGGGTCATCAGGGGATGTAGCTAATTACATGGGTCAAATGGCAATGGCAATGGGGAAATTAGGAACTCTTGAAGGTTTTCTCCGTCAG GCAGACAACCTGCGACAACAAACATTGCAACAAATGCATCGTGTATTAACAACCAGACAATCGGCCCGTGCTCTTCTTGCAATAAATGAATATTTCTCACGTCTTCGAGCTCTCAGCTCTCTTTGGCTCGCCAGACCACGAGAGCAGTAA